A window of Pecten maximus chromosome 12, xPecMax1.1, whole genome shotgun sequence genomic DNA:
aatcatATTCATTGGCAATTATAAAAATCATGCATTCACATTTGATACTTCTCTTAAAAGTATGCAATCATAATAAAATTTATGTCTATGTATTTAAAACACAGTCATTCATTGATtgtgatattatataaaaaattgatattatataaagttaatattatataatgttaatattatataaagttaatactatataatgttaatattatataaagttaATATTACATAAAGTTAAGTAAGTTGATATATAATGCCTGTTTCACTGGTAAAACATATAGTTATAATCATATCAAACCATATTGATCTTGTAACCACACCAATTAAGATTCTATGTCAACTTGACAAATCAAACTCGTAACAGGTATAAACGTGACCAATATAGAAGTACAATGTGACCAATGAATATTCATGTATTATAATTTTTAACCAGCTAAGAATATTAGCATTTAAAAAGttgaaaaatttgaatttgaccTTTTGAAGTTAATGTTACAGTTTGGCTATAATGTTACAGTTTGGCTAATGGACCTAACATGTATTATAGAAATGTATAGCCTCTGTCAATATCAACACAGTATTTTCTAAATTGtactgtattatgatatgtgtgTTCAGTGAAACCAGTCTCGAGTTAACCGACATGCTccaatgtcatatatatgagTTAATCTGACCAATGTTTGGTGTTCTGACCAATGTTTGGTGTTCCATAGATTAGACAATTTTCATGTCATATACTTTTGTATAATTAAACTCTAGGTATAAGGGACCATATGCTATTTATATCCTTGCACTGCTCCGTGATTTCCTAGTTCCTGGTAAGGGACCCAGTTATATCACTTAGCGCCATCACCAGACTGGATAAATGATTCCACTGTCCTCTACATAGCCAATAgtacaaaaagaaaatatcatatttttattggtaagaaaatatgatattcttatTAGTaagaaaatatcatatttttattagtaagaaaatatgatattcttatTAGTaagaaaatatcatatttttattagtaagaaaatatcatatttttattagtaaaacaaaagatatcatatttttctaagtacattgtacgtgtaaaacaaaaaatatgatatttttattagtaagaaaatataattttattagtAAGAAAATATCATATTCTTATTAGTaagaaaatatcatatttttattagtaaaacaaaaaatatcatatttttcttagtacattgtacatgtaaaacaaaaaatatgatatttttattagtaagaaaatatgatatttttattagtAAGAAAATATCATAATTGTATTAGTaagaaaatatgatatttttatcaaaacatgtaatttgtttgAGCAGTGAACATGTAGGCACAAATGTAATAAATTTTGGATGCATGTACTCCCACATTCTGTATTTacttgtttatagatataactCCCCAGAGATATACTAGAGGATGTGATGAGCGTGTGGGATCTGTGCCAAGTCAAGGTGATTTACCAGAGACACAAAACTCGGGAATATTTTGTCAGAAGTTATAAGCACCATCAGTAAGGTTTATTTTAGACATGGAAATAGAGATAGCTGGTTTCTTCTCGCAGTAGATTATTAAAGTATTCTTTGTGTATTTAGTAAATGGTCAAACCATTTTAGGTTGTGATTGAGTGTATGTCCTGGGTGATTAGCACATGATACAGGTTATGTatcgatatatatgtattaaaacaatatatattatagagtTATTTTTTCTAGGTTTGCACAATctgtcttttatttatttttcttacacCGAGTTGTTTTACAACCTTTTTTCtgtacattgaaataaatatgcTGCTTGCCTTAATTCGTTTAAGTTgacttttttgttgttttaaactCCTGATCTGGTCTGAAGGACCGGTGAAGTTATGACATAGCACAGCGTCTCTCGTACATCCTGCTGTCATCCATCTGTCTGACACCTGTCAACGATTCCTTTAAACCACTACTTTTCTTGAACCACTGagtggattttgatgaaatttggtctgcaGCATCACTAGGCACAGGAATTAATCCAACGTATAAaaggagggtgtggctcccctggggccggACAGAAATAGGAGAAATAGCTGAGGTCAATCTTTTAAATCACAACTATTACAGAAGGACTGAATGGATTTATATGGAATTTGGCCTGGAGAATTATTGACCAAAGAGAAgattcaatgttttataaatgaggtgtgtggttccCCCGAGACCAGAGAGatggggcccaaaaggggaaatatagcaaaaactttaaaatcctTCTCCTTCTTTAAGAGCTACAGGATTCCGTTCACCTTTGGTTTGAACCATTGCTGGGATTGAGAGGCGGctcaaaaaagtaggaaaatatttactAAATGAGAGTATTTTGCCGTGATTACTGAAAATATCAATGTGATGCAGGTcctttgggcctcttgcttaGTACCTACCAGAAAGGCAAGTGAGTTTATGTTGTTGTAGATTGTCTGTGATCTGGTGACTTTCTTGTTTATTTGCCCCGTCATGACAGGAGTAGTATGGTATATTACAGCCACTGTCTGTCCAACATAAACTTCAGTTAATGTCCAGAGATTCACCTGCtacatttttcaaaacaatttctttgaaacttcATTGGCTTAAttaccatgatatatatatatatatatatagttgtgtttCCCCAAGAAACATTTGAATTTGGCTATATCTATACTCAGTCAAATTTGACAtgagtattatggtatggcaCTGTACATGTCCATCCATCTACTCATCTCATCAACATAAACTTGTCTGTATCGAGATAAACTCTCCTACATTTATAGACCAATCTTTTTGAAACTTGGTATAATGCTTTGTAATCATGATATGTAGTTGTGTTGTTATGTCCCcctggaatttttttttcgcAAATGGTATTGCCCTTTGCTTATTTCGGTATGTCAATTTGTCCAGAGATATATCTCCTACATTTTTCTatcaatttctttgaaacttcAGGTTTTATATGCATGTAGTTTGATGGTATATGACAATTTTGGTCACATgaaaaaattaatcaaaatgatCCAACTTAAAGATTCGGAACAAGGACAATTAAAGAtttggtcttttttttttatcattagcTCACCTAGTCTGGTTGTCTGTCAATCCGTCAACAATATTTTGTGAATAAATATCCAACGACTTTGATGAAGCTTTGTATGCAGTCATATATCAACAATTTCTCAGATGAGTTCTAAAATGGGAATCATTCgacagtaacttacagagttattgtcctttgtataatatcatttttgGACCTTAATCCCTTATGAATTTGCAGCATGATCACAGCATAAATGCAGTATGAATGCAGCCTGTTGTGAACATGATCATTGGAGTATGTAATATCAACTTCGTTTGAtgaatgcctgaatggattttgatgaaatttggtctggatcATCAATTATTATGCAAGGAGATCCAACTTTTTATAAATGGAGTGTGTGTCTCCCCTGATGCCGGAGGGGCAtggcccaatatgggaaattgaGGCAAATCAATCCTTTAAATTCCAACTTATCCTGAACACCTGAATGgaatttgatgatttttttctttttcaagaatgacTGTGAGCTAGGATTTAGTCCACCTGAAGTTTGAACCATTATTGGGAAaggcagttcaaaagtaggacaatgtttgaaatatgattttgaGTATTTTGTCATAATTACTAAAAGGTGATCATTGCAGGCCCTCTTGGCCTTTTGTTAAAATACTAACTGCAGcacttttgtttaaaaaaaatcatttttctccagaaataaaattaactaaCTAAGTGtaaatgttaaatatacaatataaccaAAAGAGACaggtaaaaaataaataatttaaagaCACAGCCGGATCTGTTCCGAACTCCGGATCAGTTATTAGTATTCCAAAATGGCGACTTACTTGGAAAACACGcgaaaacattttcaaaataacaacCGAGTAAGAGAATCTCAGGCCCACTCAGCAAAGGTTCACTCAGTAGCGTGGAACTGTGATGGGAGACGTCTAGCCTCTGGATCATTCGACAAAACTGTCAGCGTGTTTATGTTGGAGCGGGATCGACTGGTAAATTCCTGATCACTTTAATTTGATCATCATGAGCCACACTCACGAAATGGTTTGATCGGGGTAGGGTGATCGGGGATTGGTAGTAGAGTCAACAGTAGGGCTAGCATAGGAAACAAAGCACGGATATAGTGTTGCGTGTGATCAAAGGTGTAGGGGGTGGGGTGTGTGTGTTAATATTCTGTAACCACCGGTTTGTACCTATACTTTCAATAGACAATTGCAAACCGTTTAAGATGATTTTATCACCATTCAGTTCAGTCAAATACAGTACCCCATACATGGTATGATGtataaattaaaacttaaattGGCTACACAAAATGTCTACCAATCCAATTAATATGCTATTTCTTCCTTTGCTTTGTCTTCTTGACACTCGTccacatataaaaaaaatataacctgTCTTCTTGACACTCGTCCACATATAACCTGTCTTCTTGACACTCGTCcacatataaccctggctgttgtgaAGAGGTTAACctcataaaaaacaacaacaaataacacAATCGAGGGGGCCACTCAAGACATCAATTTATGGCTTGTAACTTACTGGTACATGATATACatggactgggtcgatcatcggcaattttatattattttagaaTTGAGTGGTGTGATGGTACAGGTGTGAGTTAACGTTGCTGTATCAGTATGGCGAAAATGTCATACAATGGCgaaaatgtcatatatacaaTGGCGAATATATGTCATACAATGGCGAAAATGTCATACAGAACCGCAATATCTGTATTGCTCTGAGGTCTAAtctgtagcgggactggactgggtcgatcatcggtgaccaggtagctatctcaattggtagagcatccggctagtgttcggagggtcccgggttcgaaccccagtctggtcgctacattttctcctctcctgttacaaatcAATAACTGAGGGCTAAAACATGGGATCTGTAATTTTTTTAAGCTTgagacctctggcttactagtcttatgctcTATCGATCAAGCTAATTTAtataaagagaagatctctctagccgagtggtataacaataatataattataacaacaGTTGCAAAAAGTGCATGTACATATAGAACTATGACTTCCAGACTAAGGAAGTATCAAGTTCCTGTGATACAGATGCTTAATAGCTTAAAAAGGAATATAATTGTCTTGCTGGTCGGGGACTTGAACTGGTAAAATCTCCTTTATGTGTTTGCTCTTTATAAAGCCTATACTATATAAAACCTAAACTCAGGGACATTTCAGAAATTTCCAATCATCCAAGGCTACATAGTAACTGTAAAACAGACAACAgtaatgtatgtttttattattcttagcaaattatatttgtttgttccTGTCATGAAAAAAAAGAACCACTCGGTACATAAAGTAAAAACACAAATGTTTCTAATGATAATGGGTAGTTCTAGTaaataaatgtcttttattGGAGAAGATCTAAGAGCTGCTCTCTCTAGATTTCTCAGGTGAAGACCTGGATATTTGATTTATTGTTAGGTAAATTCTGAGGAGGCATTTTCACATTTGTTTTCCAGGTGAAAGACTTGACGTTTCGTGGCCATGGTGACAGTGTTGATCAGTTGTGTTGGCACCCCAAACACCCGGACCACCTCGTCACCGCAAGTGGCGACAAAACTGTCAGAATCTGGGACGCCAGGACCAACAAATCCGTAGCAACAGTCAACACCAAAGGTACACGATTCTGACGAGGATAAtgctttaatttatatttatacaaaagaaTTTGAGCTCATGATTTGATCAGTAGATTGTCCTATTAGCCATGGTAATATGGGTTTCCCCTACATCCATGTTCATTgttgtatctatataacactgaagtCTGTCAGCTCTCTTCCTGCTTTATTCCTTGaagaattttgataaaacttaacACAATTACAAAGGATCATAATTTCTCGGACAAGGCTGTAgggtcaatgtcaaggtcatcgtTATTATTTTCGGAAAATCcatgtttctttaaaaatcgttACCGTGTAATAACTGGTGAAGGCCAGTAAGGAATATGTATTGCAATATTCAGTATGCTTGTTTTAATGCAGGTGATGATGATATTGCTTGAATGACCTTGtataagtacatttgtattgaGTAATGAGTAATAGAAGAGAAACACAGGAATaaagtatagttatatatagttttgtaCAGAGAGTTTCGAAGCGTTTTAGATAAATGTGCAGcattttttattgtgttttttaaGGAGAAAACATCAACATCTGTTGGTCACCCGATGGGAGTACAATAGCTGTAGGCAACAAAGATGATCTCATCACATTTATTGATATCAGAAGTCATAGGTCCAGAGCAGAGGAGCAGTTCAAATTTGAGGTTAACGAGATTTCATGGAATAACGAAGGAGATCTATTCTTCCTGACCAGTGGTCAAGGCAGTATACACATCTTAAGGTACGTACTGATAATGTCATCTTATCATTCAAAATATTGTAagaattgaccttgacccatattcaaggttGTACAAGTAAAATTTGTTCAATCACTTAAATAGCTTCTTTTTATTAATCATGGATCCTAGAATCATGATATCTTTCATGAGTGATAGGTTTCTGGAATAAAGCTTTACAAAGTTTTCAAAAAGATATGAACTTGACCTATAAATAACAGCTTATCAGTACAGGCCCATTTGGGCTCTTGTTCTGACTTCTTTTCACTAATTAACAAGCATTGTTATCCAGAAAAATTTGTCATTATTATGCAgttcatgaattattttttaatctgtCTTCCAGACAAGATGTTTCGGTGAAATGTGAcaagttttcaaaattatattccATACCgttttattttccttaaatataCGATGTTAGTTGTAATCTGTATTTTTCCACAGTTACCCTGAGTTAAAGCTGCAGTACTCGTTAACGGCTCACCCTGCCAACTGTATTTGTATAGAGTTTGACCCCGTGGGGAAATACTTCGCCACAGGAAGTGCTGATGCCCTCGTCAGTCTCTGGGACACGAATGAGCTGGTGTGTGTACGCACATTCTCAAGGTCAGTGGAAATATCGTCTcagtttaataaaatattacaatgtcaTACTGGTATAAACTTTACCATACAATGACTATGATACATGGCTAATGACACTGATTTATATCCTGTGTGTGTTTTGTCATTGTAGATTGGATTGGCCGGTTAGGACTCTAAGTTTCAGCCATGATGGCTGTCTGCTGGCTTCAGCTTCTGAAGATCTGGTTATAGATATTGCCGAGGTGGAAAGTGGTACGTATGACCTTCAGTGACCTTCAGCTACATTAAGATATACGCTCATTAAAGGAAGTTAGAAATAAACATTGTCTGTAAATGAAAGTTAATGGATGGTCGGTGATCTGCCCAACCTCATCAGGTATATACTTATAGCATGTTCGGCAGTCATTGTAAAATATGTACTATAGTATAGCTTCATTGGATTAGTGATTTGTTTTGATAGTTAAAATGAAAAGTTCTATTGTTTCAAAGCATGTTAACAGAGGAAGCCTATAAggcttttccagtaaaacatctaccccaccccaggactccaggtttggttaaggggACCTATagaattatattatataaagaaatataacCCATagaatttatttgataaaatacataGAATTAATTTGAAGGAAATCcaaccatggatagaagtgatttattcTGGAGTCCTtgggtcaggtagatattttaattgaATAGCCCCAAgtgaaaaaaaaggaaactttCAAAAACTGCAAATACAGTTTTAATATAAGGATTTAAGAAGGTTAATCCCTGAATAAACTCGATATCATTAGCCACATCTATCAATATTTACAGTACTTAAGGATTAATTATCATTTCCATGTTTAATTAGTAACATTTACAATACTTAAGGATTAATTATCATTTCCGTGTTTAATTAGTAACATTTACAATACTTAAGGATTAATTATCATTTCCGTGTTTATCATAACAGGTGAGAAGGTTACAGAGATTGCGTGCGAATCCCCCACGTTCACCGTTGCCTGGCATCCAAAACGTTACCTGCTGGCGTTCGCCTGCGACGACAAGTATGAAGGACATCGTGACGAAAGAGGCAGTGTCAAAGTGTTCGGTATTCCCTCTGACCCTTGACCTGTAAAGGTCGTGGTACGGGACCAAAATGACTAAGAGATTGTTAAGTGATTACTCGGTAGCCTTATTACTGACCGGGCACATAAACCTGAGATTGATGTCATCAAGGTCACAAGTCATTCAGGTATAGCGTCAGACAGTCTCGACAAGACAGACATTACAACGAGTAAAAATTGTAGAGAAAAATTTTGTTGTTTGAAGTTCAAAATGTCATGGAGTTTCATTGAACTGTTGAgatattacaaatatgtttgTATCAGATGAACAATAAGCTATGGACCTACGTAAATTGGACCTACGTAAATTGGACCTACGTAAATTTGGACATACAAATGCATTACAGCTTTGTTATAAATTCTTAAATGAAAGAATCCATGCAACTTTGAAAATCAGTTTCaacaaaatgtttgaaaacAATAAGATACAACAAAACACCTTACCTGGTATTACATGGTGATAGAACGGTAGATTGTTCGTAGAACAGTGTATATTCTGTCCAGTATGTCTGTGTCGTTAGACATTGGGTATATTTCAGGTAACATACTACAGTGTGCAGTTTGTTCAtactatatgtatacatgtttgtaaGCAAGTGATTTCGTTTGTAGTTTGGATGGGTGCAGAGTTTATTGAGGTTGTAAGAATGTGGGTAAAATACAGATGTATGTATGAAAGCTGTATAACAGTTTAAGAGTGCTGGAACCTGTGAATATTCTGTATAATTTGTATCCAGTGTATGTATTGGgttatgtgtgtatgatgtcatgtatatttgtatacatgctATATTGATGTATAGCTTGACGATAGTAAAGTATATGTCGACCAATAAATGCACTAATGAAATGTACTAATTCCGCAATTACTGTGTCATCTTGTTTTTCTGGCTTTATTTCATCAAATGTACCGTGGGTCTAATTTCATCAATCCGCTGTACTGTGGCTTAATTTATGTGCCGTGGCATTAATTTCATCAAATGTACCGTGGGTCT
This region includes:
- the LOC117339145 gene encoding THO complex subunit 3-like produces the protein MATYLENTRKHFQNNNRVRESQAHSAKVHSVAWNCDGRRLASGSFDKTVSVFMLERDRLVKDLTFRGHGDSVDQLCWHPKHPDHLVTASGDKTVRIWDARTNKSVATVNTKGENINICWSPDGSTIAVGNKDDLITFIDIRSHRSRAEEQFKFEVNEISWNNEGDLFFLTSGQGSIHILSYPELKLQYSLTAHPANCICIEFDPVGKYFATGSADALVSLWDTNELVCVRTFSRLDWPVRTLSFSHDGCLLASASEDLVIDIAEVESGEKVTEIACESPTFTVAWHPKRYLLAFACDDKYEGHRDERGSVKVFGIPSDP